In Meiothermus ruber DSM 1279, the following proteins share a genomic window:
- a CDS encoding DUF4139 domain-containing protein, whose protein sequence is MRKQLLIGTMALLGVVQAQEALVYRGFAELRQPQTLPPNEWVWEPGEALFQSLVPGTLRLIGVVEQSRRVQVAAQPNPLQAYVGKEVQFYWEGQWRRATLVSAERNLYLYEGRYLVGLPGTVAYPDPSGFSAAPGPRVTFRYQGVGAATLAYLTRALTWSLRYTLEDGELTGWATLNNALGHSVRLGRTELVAGSVPLLEGGFSVPASRPEARMLQAAPAMADATEAEFVGEAAGTYRYRLPGEVALEPGLTELPFIRARVQPVYLWRLQTGFSTERELAFMRGFRFVAPENLAAGVVSIREQGVFVGQAGTSDTAKGNNVTLMLGPDPEGRATRQVEQQARNRFRVTTSVRNPKPYPVEVEIQEAMPQPFTLEGEGLERTPEGYRIRFTLAPGQSRSYVYTLTLQQR, encoded by the coding sequence ATGCGCAAACAACTGCTGATAGGAACGATGGCGCTGCTGGGTGTGGTGCAGGCACAGGAAGCCCTGGTGTACAGGGGTTTTGCCGAGCTGCGGCAGCCGCAAACCCTACCGCCCAACGAATGGGTCTGGGAGCCCGGCGAGGCTTTGTTTCAGAGTTTGGTGCCGGGCACCCTGCGCTTGATTGGGGTGGTCGAACAGTCGCGGCGTGTGCAGGTGGCGGCCCAGCCGAACCCCCTGCAGGCCTACGTGGGCAAGGAGGTGCAGTTTTACTGGGAGGGCCAGTGGCGCAGGGCCACTTTGGTGAGCGCCGAGCGGAATCTGTACCTGTATGAGGGCCGCTACCTGGTGGGGCTGCCCGGTACGGTGGCCTACCCTGATCCCAGTGGGTTTAGCGCGGCGCCGGGCCCCAGGGTTACCTTCCGCTACCAGGGGGTAGGGGCGGCCACGCTGGCCTACCTGACTCGAGCCCTCACCTGGAGCCTGCGCTACACCCTCGAGGACGGCGAACTCACGGGCTGGGCCACCCTGAACAACGCGCTGGGCCACTCCGTGCGCTTGGGCCGAACCGAGCTGGTGGCCGGGAGCGTGCCCTTGCTGGAGGGGGGGTTCAGCGTACCGGCCTCCCGCCCCGAGGCCCGGATGCTGCAGGCCGCCCCTGCCATGGCCGACGCTACAGAAGCAGAGTTTGTGGGAGAGGCGGCCGGCACCTACCGCTACCGCCTGCCCGGGGAGGTGGCCCTCGAGCCCGGCCTGACCGAGCTGCCCTTTATCCGGGCCAGAGTACAGCCGGTGTATTTGTGGCGCTTGCAAACGGGTTTTAGCACCGAGCGGGAGCTGGCTTTCATGCGGGGTTTCCGCTTCGTGGCACCAGAAAACCTGGCTGCCGGGGTGGTGAGCATCCGCGAGCAGGGGGTGTTTGTGGGGCAGGCCGGCACCAGCGATACCGCCAAAGGCAACAACGTGACCTTGATGCTGGGCCCCGATCCCGAGGGCCGGGCCACCCGGCAGGTGGAGCAGCAGGCCCGCAACCGCTTCCGTGTGACCACCAGCGTGCGCAACCCCAAGCCGTATCCGGTGGAGGTCGAAATTCAAGAGGCGATGCCCCAGCCCTTTACGCTGGAAGGGGAAGGCCTCGAGCGCACCCCCGAGGGCTACCGCATCCGCTTTACCCTGGCCCCAGGCCAGAGCCGCTCGTATGTCTATACCCTCACCCTGCAACAGCGTTAG
- a CDS encoding S9 family peptidase, protein MTTDLLYQLRFLSDLTEGPAGKPLFVYTDIERPEKDPPRYRSRLATWDGGLRFLTQGEAKAPFWRGEYIYFTRKVDKASQLFRLPLSGGEAEQVTQLKAGIEGYKVSPDGRRIALLTRGEYEPPKPDAPRIYETWPVKFDGRGLLPGQPRELWLWEDGQAKPLVKLAQDVEDVAWSPAGDGLYFTASSAPQERWGWIQRAYHVGLDGQVNELFGGVGPIVGLEPTPDGGLVYLAHAWERGGGTEHKLHYRSADGQVRVLAQGSFLNSVNSDVRIGAGTQTPRMGPDGRIYVVVTQEGSARLLAVTLEGQAEWVSPATLNTLGFAFCDHRLYTLSEDHTHGARLTCGDEVLYDPNAEALPSLPTPLEVRYKAPEGHTVQGWVLLPEGPGPHPVILYIHGGPHTAFGNALMLQLQLFRAAGFAVAYCNPRGSTGYGQDYTDLGRRWGDIDEQDLLGFLDHVLGRFPLDANRVAVAGGSYGGYMTNWLTARHPERFRAAVTDRSICNWTSFYGAADIGPRFTYLQLGARPWENPEVLWQKSPLSLAHRVQTPTLVVHSEQDHRCPIDQGETWYTVLLQRGVPTRFFRVPEEGHELSRSGRPDRRIARLEAYLEWFKKYL, encoded by the coding sequence GTGACAACCGACCTGCTCTATCAACTCCGTTTTCTGTCCGATCTGACCGAAGGCCCTGCTGGCAAGCCGCTTTTTGTCTACACCGACATCGAGCGGCCCGAAAAAGACCCGCCCCGCTACCGCAGCCGCCTGGCTACCTGGGATGGGGGGCTGCGTTTTTTAACCCAGGGCGAGGCCAAAGCGCCCTTCTGGCGTGGTGAGTACATCTACTTCACCCGCAAGGTGGACAAGGCCAGCCAGCTTTTTCGCCTGCCCCTGTCGGGCGGTGAGGCCGAGCAGGTGACCCAGCTCAAGGCCGGCATCGAGGGCTATAAGGTAAGCCCGGATGGCCGCCGAATCGCTTTGCTGACCCGGGGGGAGTACGAGCCCCCCAAACCCGATGCACCCCGCATCTACGAGACCTGGCCGGTGAAGTTTGATGGCAGGGGCCTGCTGCCGGGGCAGCCCAGGGAGCTCTGGCTGTGGGAGGATGGGCAGGCCAAACCCTTGGTCAAACTGGCCCAGGATGTGGAAGATGTGGCGTGGAGCCCGGCGGGCGACGGGCTGTATTTTACGGCCTCGAGCGCGCCGCAGGAGCGCTGGGGCTGGATCCAGCGGGCCTACCACGTGGGTCTGGACGGCCAGGTTAACGAGCTGTTCGGGGGTGTGGGGCCCATCGTCGGTCTGGAGCCCACCCCCGACGGCGGCCTGGTCTACCTGGCCCACGCCTGGGAGCGGGGGGGTGGCACGGAACACAAGCTGCACTACCGCAGCGCGGATGGACAGGTGCGTGTGCTGGCCCAGGGTTCTTTTTTGAACTCGGTTAACTCGGATGTGCGCATCGGCGCGGGAACCCAGACCCCCAGGATGGGGCCCGATGGGCGGATTTATGTGGTGGTCACCCAGGAGGGCTCGGCCCGTCTCTTGGCGGTGACGCTCGAGGGCCAGGCTGAGTGGGTGAGCCCGGCCACGCTCAACACCCTGGGCTTTGCCTTCTGCGACCACAGGCTCTACACCCTTTCGGAAGACCATACCCACGGGGCCCGCCTCACCTGTGGGGACGAGGTGCTTTATGACCCCAACGCCGAGGCGCTGCCCAGCCTGCCCACCCCCCTCGAGGTGCGCTACAAGGCCCCGGAAGGCCATACCGTGCAGGGCTGGGTGCTGCTTCCGGAAGGGCCCGGCCCCCATCCGGTGATTCTGTACATCCACGGGGGCCCCCACACGGCCTTCGGCAACGCACTGATGCTCCAGCTCCAGCTCTTCCGCGCCGCCGGTTTCGCAGTGGCCTACTGCAACCCCCGGGGTTCCACCGGCTACGGGCAGGACTACACCGACCTGGGCCGGCGCTGGGGGGATATTGACGAGCAAGACCTGCTGGGCTTTTTAGACCACGTGCTGGGCCGGTTTCCCCTGGATGCTAACCGTGTTGCAGTGGCCGGGGGGTCGTATGGGGGTTACATGACCAACTGGCTCACCGCCCGCCACCCCGAGCGCTTCAGGGCCGCCGTTACCGACCGGAGCATCTGCAACTGGACGAGCTTTTATGGCGCCGCCGATATTGGGCCGCGCTTCACCTACCTTCAGCTTGGGGCCAGGCCCTGGGAGAACCCCGAGGTGTTGTGGCAAAAAAGCCCGCTCTCGCTGGCCCATCGGGTACAAACTCCTACTCTGGTGGTGCACTCCGAGCAAGACCACCGCTGCCCCATCGACCAGGGTGAGACCTGGTATACGGTGCTTCTGCAAAGGGGTGTGCCCACCCGGTTCTTTAGGGTGCCCGAGGAGGGGCATGAACTGAGCCGCTCCGGACGGCCCGACCGCCGCATAGCCCGGCTGGAGGCTTACCTGGAGTGGTTTAAGAAGTATCTGTGA
- a CDS encoding DUF3467 domain-containing protein: protein MSEVSQVPELRVDIDRETALGKYANFAIFSHQKNEFYLDFALMQPGGQPNQVVAVVTSRIITSPQHAKALLRSLAENIQRYEETYGVIPEAMDTSKA from the coding sequence GTGAGTGAAGTTTCACAGGTACCCGAGCTGCGCGTAGACATTGACCGCGAAACCGCCCTTGGCAAATACGCCAACTTTGCCATCTTCTCCCATCAGAAAAACGAGTTCTACCTCGACTTTGCCCTGATGCAGCCCGGCGGACAGCCCAATCAGGTGGTGGCGGTGGTGACCAGCCGGATTATCACCAGCCCCCAGCACGCCAAGGCCCTGCTGCGTAGCCTGGCCGAAAACATCCAGCGCTACGAAGAGACCTACGGGGTCATCCCCGAGGCCATGGATACCTCTAAAGCCTAA
- a CDS encoding roadblock/LC7 domain-containing protein, with the protein MIQEVIGELQATKGVVASALVAEDGFVVESLRAEQAPDIDFLGSAASTALASARALSQELERGEVEEVMVEYPEGPVLLVPLEGGYLLVVLIDSMQSLGRVRFQLKKSIPRLQEALS; encoded by the coding sequence ATGATTCAAGAGGTAATCGGAGAACTCCAGGCCACCAAGGGGGTCGTGGCATCGGCATTGGTCGCTGAGGACGGCTTTGTGGTAGAGAGTCTGCGCGCCGAGCAGGCCCCGGACATCGACTTCCTCGGCAGTGCAGCCTCCACCGCGCTGGCCTCGGCTCGAGCTCTGTCACAGGAGCTCGAGCGCGGCGAGGTGGAGGAAGTCATGGTAGAGTACCCCGAGGGGCCAGTGTTGCTGGTTCCGCTCGAGGGTGGATACCTGCTGGTCGTGCTGATAGACTCCATGCAAAGCCTGGGTCGGGTGCGCTTCCAGCTCAAGAAAAGTATTCCACGCCTCCAGGAGGCTTTATCGTGA
- a CDS encoding roadblock/LC7 domain-containing protein: MKMLESLVPLGARQAVLVSQDGLVIESVGKNTPEPELLAAELATLARASRVLAQSLGGELKRFTIATEHREVLVVVFNGYCLGAIVERGADRKNIGAELSRLATRLSQTI; encoded by the coding sequence ATGAAAATGCTCGAGAGCCTGGTACCGCTGGGCGCACGCCAGGCTGTTCTGGTAAGCCAGGACGGCCTGGTGATCGAAAGCGTCGGCAAGAACACACCGGAGCCCGAACTGCTGGCCGCCGAACTGGCAACCTTGGCCAGGGCCAGCCGCGTCCTGGCCCAAAGCCTGGGCGGCGAACTCAAGCGCTTCACCATCGCTACCGAGCACCGCGAGGTGTTGGTGGTGGTTTTTAACGGTTACTGCCTAGGCGCTATCGTCGAGCGGGGGGCCGACCGCAAAAACATCGGTGCCGAGCTATCACGCCTGGCTACGCGTTTATCGCAAACAATTTAG
- the recR gene encoding recombination mediator RecR — MRYPERLLKLVRALAGLPGVGPKSAQKLGLYLVQNPDASAELLSSLQAAQALHPCPVCGNLAEDELCPICADPERDRTVICVVETISDLMAIERSGEYSGLYHVLGGALNPLEGIGPEQLYLEKLFARLEGVNEVILATGMTVEGEATAGYLAERLSQHNIRPTRLAYGLPVGGSLEYADEVTLARALENRRGYL; from the coding sequence ATGCGCTACCCCGAAAGACTCCTCAAGCTCGTTCGCGCCCTAGCAGGTCTGCCGGGGGTAGGGCCTAAGAGTGCGCAAAAACTGGGCCTATACCTGGTGCAAAACCCCGATGCGTCCGCAGAGCTTTTAAGCAGCCTACAGGCCGCACAAGCCCTGCACCCTTGCCCGGTCTGCGGCAACCTGGCCGAAGACGAGTTGTGCCCGATCTGCGCCGACCCCGAGCGGGACAGGACGGTCATCTGCGTGGTCGAGACCATCTCGGATCTGATGGCCATCGAGCGCAGCGGGGAGTACAGCGGCCTTTACCATGTGCTGGGGGGCGCGCTCAACCCCCTGGAGGGAATTGGGCCAGAGCAGCTTTACCTGGAAAAGCTCTTTGCCCGGCTCGAGGGGGTCAACGAAGTGATCCTGGCCACCGGCATGACCGTCGAGGGCGAGGCCACCGCAGGCTATCTGGCCGAACGCCTGAGCCAGCACAACATCCGCCCAACCCGGCTGGCCTATGGCCTCCCGGTAGGGGGCAGCCTCGAGTACGCCGACGAAGTGACCCTGGCCCGGGCGCTGGAAAACCGCCGGGGCTACCTATAG
- a CDS encoding YbaB/EbfC family nucleoid-associated protein, which yields MNIQKLMKEAQKAQRKAAEVQERLGQMTVVGSAGGGLVEVTSNGHGQIQAVKLKPEALDKDDLEALEDLLLVAIQDAQKKAHDLSEKEMSRELGGIGSMLGNMF from the coding sequence ATGAACATACAAAAACTCATGAAGGAGGCCCAAAAAGCCCAGAGGAAAGCTGCAGAAGTTCAGGAGCGCCTGGGTCAGATGACGGTGGTGGGCAGCGCAGGCGGAGGCCTGGTAGAGGTGACCTCCAACGGTCACGGCCAGATTCAGGCTGTCAAGCTGAAGCCCGAGGCCCTCGATAAAGACGACCTCGAGGCCCTCGAGGATCTCCTCCTGGTTGCCATTCAGGACGCCCAGAAAAAAGCCCACGACCTTTCGGAAAAAGAGATGAGCCGCGAGCTGGGCGGGATCGGCAGTATGCTCGGCAACATGTTCTAA